A single Parabacteroides timonensis DNA region contains:
- a CDS encoding ABC-F family ATP-binding cassette domain-containing protein, whose amino-acid sequence MCISVQQLSYIHADKEPLFQNINLTVNKGEQLSLVGNNGSGKSTLLRIIEGGLKPVSGEVVCSSKPYYVPQHFGQYDQLTVMQALQVEPKIKALHAIIAGDASEENFTMLDDDWNIEERSLAALSFWGLEYVQPDQPMCLLSGGEKTKVFLSGLLIHSPEIILMDEPTNHLDTGSRNKLYSFIESSRATMLIVSHDRTLLNLLPYTCELDRSKITLYGGNYEFYKEQKEQALIALQNQLNEKEKELRLAKKTAREALERKNKSSVRGEKAAVRKGIPRIMMGAMKQHAEQSTVKLKDVHDEKMSSISSTITDIQTALPDMRQMQTDFNSPNLHTGKILVTIKGMNFGYGPDRLWPEPLDLQIKSGDRIQFSGNNGTGKTTLLKLILGELEPTDGSIDRADFKYVYIDQEYSIVKPHLTVFEQLEQFNLFAKPEHELKMILSRFLFPVGTWDKTCSKLSGGEKMRLAICCLMVSNSTPDIFILDEPTNNLDIQSVNIITAAIRDYQGTVLLVSHDLYFVKEIKINRFVELFSSRPVIKI is encoded by the coding sequence ATGTGCATATCAGTACAGCAGCTTAGCTATATCCATGCGGATAAAGAACCACTGTTTCAGAATATTAATTTGACAGTAAATAAAGGAGAACAATTATCATTAGTCGGGAATAACGGTTCCGGTAAATCCACCTTGCTACGTATTATTGAAGGCGGATTGAAACCTGTTTCCGGTGAGGTCGTTTGTTCTTCCAAACCCTATTATGTGCCCCAACATTTCGGGCAATACGATCAACTTACGGTTATGCAGGCCTTACAGGTGGAACCAAAGATCAAAGCGTTGCATGCCATTATTGCTGGCGATGCCTCCGAGGAGAATTTTACGATGCTTGATGACGATTGGAATATTGAGGAGCGCAGTCTGGCGGCCCTTTCCTTCTGGGGATTGGAATATGTACAGCCGGATCAGCCGATGTGTCTGCTCAGTGGCGGGGAGAAGACAAAAGTATTCCTGTCCGGCTTGCTGATCCATTCGCCGGAAATTATCCTGATGGATGAACCGACCAATCATCTGGATACCGGAAGCAGAAATAAGTTATATAGCTTTATTGAGTCGAGCCGTGCTACGATGCTTATCGTGAGCCACGACCGGACTTTGTTGAATCTGTTACCTTATACCTGTGAACTGGACAGAAGTAAAATAACTCTGTATGGTGGTAATTATGAATTTTATAAAGAACAAAAGGAACAGGCATTAATAGCCCTACAAAATCAGTTGAATGAAAAGGAAAAAGAGTTGCGCCTGGCAAAGAAAACAGCCAGGGAAGCATTGGAGAGGAAGAATAAATCGAGTGTAAGAGGAGAGAAAGCAGCTGTAAGGAAAGGTATCCCCCGGATAATGATGGGAGCTATGAAACAGCATGCTGAACAAAGCACCGTTAAACTAAAGGATGTACATGATGAGAAAATGAGTTCGATCAGTTCTACCATTACGGATATCCAGACCGCTTTACCAGATATGCGACAGATGCAAACCGATTTTAACTCCCCTAATCTTCATACCGGCAAAATACTGGTAACCATTAAAGGGATGAACTTTGGATATGGCCCGGATCGTTTATGGCCTGAACCGCTGGATTTACAGATTAAAAGTGGCGACCGTATCCAGTTCAGCGGTAACAATGGCACAGGGAAAACGACATTGCTGAAATTGATTTTGGGTGAATTGGAGCCGACCGACGGTTCTATCGACCGTGCCGATTTCAAATATGTATATATCGACCAGGAATATTCGATCGTGAAGCCCCACCTGACAGTCTTTGAACAGTTGGAGCAATTCAACCTGTTCGCCAAACCGGAACATGAGTTAAAAATGATCCTGAGTCGTTTTCTTTTTCCGGTCGGCACATGGGATAAAACCTGTTCCAAGTTAAGCGGTGGAGAGAAGATGAGGTTGGCTATCTGTTGCTTGATGGTCAGCAATAGCACGCCGGATATTTTTATTTTAGATGAACCGACGAACAATTTGGATATACAGAGTGTTAATATAATAACCGCAGCAATAAGAGACTATCAAGGTACGGTGCTGTTGGTTTCACACGATCTTTATTTTGTGAAAGAAATTAAAATAAACAGGTTCGTTGAACTTTTTTCTTCAAGGCCTGTTATTAAGATATAG
- a CDS encoding DNA polymerase III subunit produces the protein MYFKDIIGQEEIKKRLIHSAQTGVVPHAQLFTEQGGAGAFPLALAYARYLNCTHRTETDACGTCPSCLKYNELAHPDLHFVFPIVAKKEKKKEVCDDYLTEWRSFLKERPYFNIDGWLDYIDAGNSQAIIYSKESDEIIRKLNLKIYEATYRILLVWLPEKMHPTCANKLLKVIEEPPLNTVILMVSEIPDQILGTILSRAQRINVRSIHPEAITTAMMTQFGLAADDAKHVAHLANGNYLKAVEAISLSEENSFYLEQFKTMMRNSWARNVKGMKAMGDILAGIGRERQKNFLQYCQHLIRENFMYRFQSPELNYMNIDEAGFAVKFAPFVNERNVFDIMEELAKAERHITQNVNAKMVFFDLSLRLTVLIKR, from the coding sequence ATGTATTTCAAAGATATAATCGGTCAGGAAGAAATAAAAAAACGACTTATCCATTCAGCACAAACGGGTGTTGTACCTCATGCCCAGTTATTTACGGAACAGGGAGGAGCGGGAGCTTTTCCTTTGGCATTAGCTTATGCCCGTTACCTGAATTGCACACACCGGACAGAGACGGATGCCTGCGGAACATGTCCTTCCTGTTTGAAATACAATGAACTGGCACATCCGGATTTACATTTTGTATTTCCTATTGTTGCCAAGAAAGAAAAGAAAAAGGAAGTCTGCGATGACTATTTGACCGAATGGCGCAGTTTCCTGAAAGAACGTCCTTATTTCAATATAGATGGATGGCTCGATTACATCGACGCCGGTAATTCCCAAGCCATCATCTATTCAAAGGAAAGCGATGAGATTATCCGTAAGCTGAATCTGAAAATATACGAAGCGACCTATCGTATCTTATTGGTTTGGCTACCAGAAAAAATGCATCCGACCTGTGCCAACAAATTATTGAAGGTTATCGAAGAACCTCCTTTAAACACCGTTATCCTGATGGTCTCTGAAATACCCGATCAGATATTAGGGACAATCTTGTCACGTGCACAACGGATCAATGTCCGATCTATTCACCCTGAAGCGATCACGACAGCCATGATGACACAATTCGGTTTGGCAGCAGACGACGCCAAGCATGTTGCCCACCTGGCAAACGGTAATTATTTGAAGGCTGTGGAAGCAATCAGCCTGAGTGAAGAAAATAGCTTCTACCTAGAACAATTTAAAACAATGATGCGTAACTCTTGGGCACGCAACGTAAAAGGGATGAAAGCAATGGGAGATATCCTGGCTGGTATCGGACGCGAACGGCAGAAAAACTTCCTACAATACTGCCAGCACCTGATCCGTGAAAACTTTATGTACCGCTTCCAATCTCCGGAATTGAATTATATGAATATAGATGAAGCTGGATTTGCCGTCAAGTTCGCTCCTTTCGTCAACGAAAGGAACGTATTCGATATCATGGAAGAACTAGCCAAAGCAGAACGGCACATTACACAAAACGTAAATGCCAAGATGGTATTCTTCGATCTTTCACTACGACTGACGGTTCTTATAAAACGATGA
- the gldB gene encoding gliding motility lipoprotein GldB, protein MILKIFLTFLMTVSFCSCSGQNSHANSITTAPPMPINRFDKEVFQLINSDDSTLNQQLLARYPQMTEILGKGILNMQSPDMPGFFTKLENFYSEPTLKSLYSDAIQKYDSVTELEQSLGNAFAWIHENFPTMQIPALYMHVSGFNQNVLVGDSLLSLSIDKYMGEDYPLYQDFFYDYQRRKMQPSHVVPDYVAGWLMSEYPFTGKENVLLDRMIYEGKIKYLVLSALPEMTPASLFGYTNEAWEWCKNNEAKLWKAIVERKHLYTPDQMTTMKYFEDMPAQFLTSDAPGNIGSWIGLQIVTQYMKETNATLEALMKNENAQEILTLSKYKP, encoded by the coding sequence ATGATCCTCAAAATATTCCTGACATTCCTTATGACCGTCAGTTTTTGCAGTTGCAGCGGACAAAACAGTCATGCAAACAGTATTACTACTGCCCCCCCGATGCCTATCAACCGTTTCGATAAAGAAGTGTTTCAACTGATCAATTCAGACGACAGTACACTCAACCAACAGTTACTGGCCAGATATCCCCAAATGACTGAAATTCTGGGTAAAGGTATTCTGAACATGCAATCGCCGGATATGCCGGGCTTCTTTACGAAGCTTGAGAACTTTTATTCGGAGCCGACATTGAAAAGCCTTTATAGCGATGCCATTCAGAAATATGACTCCGTAACAGAACTGGAACAGTCGCTCGGGAATGCTTTTGCCTGGATACATGAAAACTTCCCGACCATGCAGATCCCGGCTTTATATATGCACGTCTCCGGCTTCAACCAGAATGTATTGGTAGGAGATAGTTTATTATCGCTCTCTATCGACAAATATATGGGAGAAGACTACCCTCTGTATCAGGATTTCTTTTATGACTACCAACGCCGTAAAATGCAGCCGTCACACGTAGTTCCCGATTATGTAGCAGGTTGGCTGATGTCCGAATATCCGTTTACAGGAAAAGAAAATGTACTACTCGACCGCATGATCTATGAAGGTAAGATCAAATATCTGGTTCTATCCGCTCTACCGGAAATGACACCGGCCAGTCTGTTCGGTTATACGAACGAAGCATGGGAATGGTGTAAAAACAACGAAGCGAAATTATGGAAAGCTATCGTGGAGCGTAAACATTTATATACTCCCGACCAAATGACGACCATGAAATACTTCGAAGATATGCCTGCACAGTTCCTGACAAGCGATGCACCGGGGAATATCGGAAGTTGGATCGGACTGCAAATCGTAACCCAATATATGAAGGAAACAAATGCAACTCTTGAAGCATTGATGAAAAACGAAAATGCACAGGAGATACTGACTTTATCCAAATACAAACCATAG
- a CDS encoding MATE family efflux transporter, giving the protein MQFTNKQIWQITYPVLISLLMEHMIGLTDTAYLGRVGEVELGASALAGVYYLVIYMLGFGFSVGAQVLMARRNGSHDYTRIGPVFMQGTLFLLLLAGILFTISHFYSPVILRKLIGSDDVYQATMSYIDWRVYGFFFSFIAVMFRAFYVGITKTKILTANSVVMVLTNVMLNYILIFGKFGFPALGIAGAAIASSISEAVSVLFFILYTWKKIDYKKYAMFSFSGIDFRMLRQILSVSIWIMVQHGIAFLGWFIFFVVMEHQGERPLAITNVVRSISSFLFMFVNAFASTSSSLVSNLIGSGKSDQVMGLCRRMIRLCYFFVLPIGALIALFPDLVLRIYTDNPDLIQSSIPSLWVMLSSYILAVPAFIYFFSVSGTGNTQSALLIDMASIFVYVAYTYWVGAWLMADVAVCWTTEYAYNGMLLISFFYLWKGNWRNKRI; this is encoded by the coding sequence ATGCAATTTACGAATAAACAAATTTGGCAGATAACCTATCCTGTACTGATCAGCTTGCTGATGGAGCACATGATCGGTTTAACAGATACGGCTTACCTGGGACGGGTAGGAGAGGTGGAGCTTGGTGCATCGGCATTGGCCGGAGTTTATTATCTGGTGATCTATATGCTGGGGTTTGGCTTCAGTGTCGGAGCGCAGGTATTGATGGCCCGGAGGAATGGCTCGCACGATTATACCCGGATCGGTCCGGTATTTATGCAAGGTACGCTTTTCCTGTTATTATTGGCCGGAATCTTGTTTACCATTTCTCATTTCTATTCTCCTGTTATATTACGGAAACTGATCGGTTCGGATGATGTGTATCAAGCTACTATGAGTTATATCGACTGGCGTGTTTATGGCTTTTTCTTCTCGTTTATAGCGGTGATGTTCAGGGCTTTTTATGTCGGTATCACCAAAACGAAGATATTGACAGCCAACTCGGTTGTGATGGTGTTGACTAATGTAATGTTGAATTATATCCTGATATTCGGTAAATTCGGATTTCCGGCGTTGGGGATTGCCGGAGCAGCTATCGCCTCTTCTATCTCGGAAGCCGTGTCGGTATTGTTTTTTATTCTTTACACCTGGAAAAAAATCGATTATAAGAAATATGCTATGTTCAGCTTCTCCGGGATCGATTTCCGGATGCTCAGGCAGATATTAAGTGTTTCCATCTGGATCATGGTGCAACATGGTATTGCATTTTTAGGTTGGTTTATCTTCTTTGTTGTGATGGAGCATCAGGGAGAACGACCGTTGGCTATCACCAATGTAGTACGTAGTATCTCCTCTTTCCTGTTTATGTTCGTCAATGCTTTTGCTTCCACCTCGAGTTCGTTGGTAAGTAACCTGATCGGTTCAGGGAAATCGGATCAGGTGATGGGATTGTGCAGGCGTATGATCCGTCTTTGCTATTTCTTCGTGTTGCCGATAGGTGCGTTGATTGCTTTATTTCCGGACCTGGTTTTGAGGATATATACAGATAACCCGGACTTGATACAGAGCTCTATCCCTTCGTTATGGGTAATGCTTTCCTCTTATATCCTGGCAGTTCCTGCTTTTATTTATTTCTTCAGTGTGTCGGGAACTGGAAATACACAGTCTGCGTTACTGATTGATATGGCCAGTATATTTGTATATGTAGCTTATACCTATTGGGTTGGTGCCTGGTTAATGGCGGATGTAGCTGTTTGCTGGACAACGGAGTATGCTTATAACGGGATGTTATTGATCTCATTCTTCTATCTTTGGAAAGGGAATTGGCGGAATAAAAGAATCTGA
- a CDS encoding glycoside hydrolase family 13 protein yields the protein MSKHTSKNTLEQIETTERAWWKEAVIYQIYPRSFKDSNGDGIGDLTGILTKLDYIQSLGVDVIWLNPIFLSPNDDNGYDISDYYEIMKEFGNMEDFDRLLHEIHKRGLRLVLDLVVNHSSDEHPWFEEARKSRTNPYYTYYHWWPAEQGEPPLRPSYFDEDGTAWAYNKQTDSYYLHYFSRKQPDLNWENPDVRREIFDMMKFWFDKGIDGFRMDSISLIAKDVSFPEINIKQFPGLFEFYAKGQHLHDYLHEMNRAVLSHYDCMSVGEGSAVPVEDVAKFVDPDREELNMLYHFDAARIRNTSLPDFPDTGIDYSLISLKKMFAEWDKAVDRGWPSIYLGNHDQPRMISRFGSDDPRFRSVSAKMLATFLLTMRGTPYWFAGDEIGMCNICFENIDDYNDIDTKNRYKRTEKEGGDTQAFLEEQKQIGRDNARTPFQWDKSANAGFTTGKPWIKVNPDYQTFNVTSEEKEKDSILNYFKKVIAFRKENPNLVYGTFTLLDINNPRAFLYLRESEGDRFLVALNFTPLVAIALPGFLLEEVEVVLCNYKKPIDIDVKDEITLRPFEAIVLKLRPKTESYIDSLDLLE from the coding sequence ATGTCAAAACATACAAGCAAAAACACGCTCGAGCAGATCGAAACAACAGAAAGAGCCTGGTGGAAAGAGGCTGTTATATATCAAATCTATCCCCGTAGTTTTAAAGACAGTAATGGCGACGGTATCGGCGACCTGACCGGTATCCTTACTAAACTGGACTATATACAAAGCCTGGGTGTAGACGTAATCTGGCTAAATCCTATCTTCCTCTCTCCCAACGATGATAACGGATATGATATCAGCGATTATTACGAAATCATGAAAGAATTCGGTAATATGGAAGACTTCGACAGGCTGCTCCACGAAATCCATAAACGGGGCCTTCGTCTCGTACTCGACCTGGTAGTTAACCACAGCAGTGACGAACATCCCTGGTTTGAGGAAGCACGTAAATCGCGCACCAATCCCTATTATACTTATTATCATTGGTGGCCGGCCGAACAAGGAGAACCTCCTTTACGTCCCAGTTATTTCGATGAAGACGGTACTGCCTGGGCTTATAATAAGCAGACAGACTCTTATTATCTTCATTATTTCTCCCGAAAGCAACCAGATCTCAACTGGGAGAACCCTGATGTAAGACGTGAGATTTTCGATATGATGAAATTTTGGTTCGACAAAGGTATCGACGGCTTCCGTATGGATTCTATTTCATTGATTGCGAAAGATGTTTCATTCCCCGAAATAAACATAAAACAATTCCCCGGCTTATTCGAGTTTTATGCAAAAGGTCAACATCTGCATGATTATTTGCATGAAATGAACCGTGCTGTTTTAAGCCATTATGATTGTATGAGTGTAGGAGAAGGTTCTGCCGTACCGGTTGAAGATGTTGCCAAATTCGTCGATCCGGATCGTGAGGAGCTAAATATGCTTTATCATTTTGACGCAGCCCGTATCCGGAACACATCACTTCCTGATTTCCCGGACACAGGTATCGATTACAGCCTGATCAGTCTGAAAAAGATGTTCGCTGAATGGGATAAAGCGGTGGATAGAGGCTGGCCCTCCATCTATCTGGGTAACCATGACCAACCGCGTATGATTTCACGTTTCGGTAGCGACGATCCCCGGTTTCGTTCCGTATCCGCCAAAATGCTGGCCACTTTCCTGCTGACCATGCGCGGCACACCTTACTGGTTTGCGGGTGATGAGATAGGGATGTGTAATATATGTTTCGAAAACATAGACGATTACAACGACATCGATACAAAAAACAGATATAAGAGAACTGAAAAGGAAGGTGGAGATACACAAGCCTTTCTGGAAGAACAGAAACAAATCGGCCGTGATAACGCCCGCACCCCATTCCAGTGGGATAAATCTGCGAATGCCGGATTCACCACTGGAAAACCCTGGATAAAAGTAAATCCGGATTACCAGACTTTCAACGTTACTTCCGAAGAGAAAGAAAAAGATTCCATCTTGAATTATTTCAAAAAGGTCATCGCTTTCCGTAAAGAAAATCCAAACCTGGTATATGGTACATTTACCTTGCTGGATATAAATAATCCCAGAGCATTCCTCTACCTGCGGGAAAGTGAAGGCGACCGTTTTTTGGTAGCCCTCAACTTTACTCCTTTGGTTGCGATTGCCTTACCGGGATTTCTGCTGGAAGAGGTCGAGGTTGTTCTCTGCAATTATAAAAAGCCTATCGATATAGATGTGAAAGATGAGATCACATTACGACCTTTTGAAGCGATCGTACTGAAACTTCGTCCGAAAACAGAATCTTATATCGACTCACTAGATCTTCTCGAATAA
- a CDS encoding glycoside hydrolase family 15 protein, which yields MNNLNYGVIGNCRTAALISETGNIEWLCFPDFDSPSIFACLLDREKGGSFGFEVDESYQITQTYVPHTNILSTRFFSETEEFVVLDFMPCYRSRENEHYLPAELYRYIHLVKGTPHFKVNYDPAPDYARGEVIYNMTSQYLETYCCSGDKDRQYLYSSIPLLHITGKKEIVLEKDEFFLLSYNEKVIPIDIEREKLEYCRTLVYWLNWTNRTKKYTLYNEVIERSLLVLKLMSYYNGAVLAALTTSLPETLGDVRNWDYRFCWLRDASMSIETLFQIGHAGAAKRFMRFIQSTFVARHESYQIMYGIRGETILTETILSHLSGYKHSTPVRIGNDAYHQRQNDSFGYLMDLIYQYYRLMPGILDEIEDMWEMVKSILSMVIVDWRKPDKGIWEIRGESRHFVSSKVMCWVALDRGVRIASMLDKPVYIERWQQEADEIRKDVFENGWKEEIQSFSQTYDNLSLDSSLLLMEPYGFIRADDIRYIKTVDAVKKGLFHKGLMYRYNSEDDFGMPSSAFTICTFWLIQALFATGRKEEARQLFDEILKYSNHLGLFSEDIDFDTKEQLGNFPQAYSHLAIVKTAILFAEEDKRLSFVRP from the coding sequence ATGAATAATCTGAATTATGGAGTCATTGGTAATTGTCGTACGGCGGCACTCATCTCGGAAACAGGTAACATCGAATGGCTGTGTTTTCCTGATTTTGACTCGCCGTCCATCTTCGCCTGTTTACTCGACAGGGAGAAAGGAGGAAGTTTTGGTTTCGAAGTGGATGAAAGTTATCAGATTACACAAACATACGTTCCTCATACCAATATCCTCTCTACCCGTTTCTTTTCGGAGACGGAAGAGTTTGTGGTATTAGACTTCATGCCTTGTTATCGTTCCAGGGAGAATGAGCATTATCTTCCGGCTGAACTTTATCGCTATATCCATCTTGTGAAAGGAACTCCCCATTTTAAGGTTAATTACGATCCGGCTCCCGATTATGCCCGGGGAGAGGTCATCTATAATATGACTTCGCAATACCTTGAAACGTATTGTTGCTCCGGAGATAAAGACAGACAATATTTGTATTCTTCTATACCCTTATTGCATATTACCGGAAAGAAGGAGATCGTTCTTGAAAAGGACGAATTCTTCCTTCTTTCTTATAATGAGAAGGTGATCCCCATCGATATCGAACGGGAAAAGCTGGAATATTGCCGGACACTTGTCTACTGGTTGAACTGGACAAACCGGACAAAGAAATATACCTTATATAACGAAGTCATCGAACGCAGCCTGTTGGTGCTGAAGTTGATGTCATATTATAACGGAGCTGTCCTGGCGGCTCTTACCACTAGTCTTCCGGAAACCCTTGGAGACGTACGTAACTGGGATTACCGCTTCTGCTGGCTGAGGGATGCCTCCATGTCAATAGAAACCTTGTTCCAAATCGGCCACGCAGGAGCGGCCAAACGTTTTATGCGTTTTATCCAGTCTACTTTTGTTGCCCGTCATGAATCTTATCAGATCATGTATGGAATAAGAGGGGAAACAATATTAACGGAAACGATTTTATCCCATTTATCCGGTTATAAACATTCAACGCCGGTGCGGATCGGAAATGATGCCTATCATCAACGACAGAATGACTCTTTTGGGTATCTGATGGACCTGATCTACCAATATTATCGTTTAATGCCCGGTATATTGGACGAAATAGAAGATATGTGGGAAATGGTGAAAAGTATCCTTTCCATGGTTATAGTCGATTGGAGGAAACCGGATAAGGGTATCTGGGAGATAAGAGGGGAGAGCCGTCATTTCGTTTCCTCGAAAGTAATGTGCTGGGTAGCTCTGGATCGTGGGGTACGGATAGCCTCCATGTTGGATAAACCTGTCTATATTGAACGGTGGCAACAAGAGGCGGACGAGATACGGAAGGATGTGTTTGAAAATGGTTGGAAAGAGGAAATACAGAGTTTCTCTCAAACCTATGATAACCTTTCACTCGATTCTTCTCTGTTACTGATGGAGCCTTACGGCTTTATCCGTGCTGATGATATTCGCTATATAAAGACTGTAGATGCAGTAAAAAAGGGCCTTTTCCATAAGGGATTGATGTATCGCTATAACAGTGAGGATGATTTTGGTATGCCTTCCTCTGCTTTCACGATCTGTACATTCTGGCTGATACAAGCCTTATTTGCTACCGGACGGAAAGAGGAGGCTAGGCAATTGTTTGATGAAATATTGAAATATTCAAATCATTTGGGATTGTTTAGTGAAGATATTGATTTTGATACGAAAGAACAATTAGGAAATTTTCCGCAGGCTTATTCCCACCTGGCAATAGTGAAAACAGCCATATTGTTTGCAGAAGAAGATAAACGGTTATCGTTTGTCCGTCCCTGA
- a CDS encoding bifunctional alpha,alpha-trehalose-phosphate synthase (UDP-forming)/trehalose-phosphatase codes for MKLYIISNRLPVKVAKQNGAFVFSRSEGGLTTGLDSLRTSYEKYWIGWPGICVDKEEEKIEIGSKLEVMNFHPVFLSGSHIEKYYEGYSNSTIWPLCHYFFVYTLYKNSFWQSYQEVNQLFCDEICRRVKPGDQVWIQDYQLMLLPAMLRKACPELSIGYFHHIPFPSYELFRILPERAEILKGLLGADFIAFHTHDYMRHFISAVERVLHIDFKMDEIQLGDRIVRVDALPMGINYELYHEAPRKPEVRSAIDRTRKLFGSNKLILSVDRLDYSKGILHRLWGFASFLEKHPEYHGKVTLAMVIVPSRDHVGSYAELKTRIDEEIGSINGRYSTMDWTPVCYFYHGFSLEELTAMYYVADVALVTPLRDGMNLVAKEYVAAKSDTTGVLILSEMAGAAVEMTDALLINPNDTEQIEQTICRALEMTVEEQKERLQRMQAVISVQTVDKWASDFVNSLNETFCRNEMLRSKRISKETTAIIRQAYRNAGQRLILLDYDGTLAALEARPEDAVPTRELLDFLKQLSDDPANHIVINSGRDHLTLEKWLGGLPISFAAEHGAFYKEDGVWHKNQKKEEWDTRLLFILHKFVEKTPHSRLEMKETALAWHYRECDVWLGSLRVQQMINTLYPICMRLNLQIIQGDKVVEIKSPEYNKGSEVNRLLLKKRYDFILAIGDDTTDEDMFCVLSKKTITIKVGNVSEVANFNLPLQSDVLPFLRNITVPYVTDKKENAKERLKAALGFIKGLLGNKIKQTI; via the coding sequence ATGAAACTCTATATAATATCAAACAGATTACCAGTTAAAGTCGCTAAGCAGAATGGAGCCTTTGTGTTCTCCCGGAGTGAGGGGGGGCTGACTACCGGTTTGGATTCTCTACGGACTTCTTATGAAAAGTATTGGATAGGATGGCCGGGTATATGTGTAGACAAAGAAGAAGAGAAGATAGAGATCGGTTCCAAGCTAGAAGTAATGAACTTTCATCCAGTTTTTTTATCCGGATCGCATATCGAAAAATATTACGAAGGATATAGCAACAGTACGATCTGGCCTTTATGCCACTATTTCTTTGTATATACTCTTTATAAGAATAGCTTCTGGCAATCTTATCAGGAGGTTAATCAACTCTTTTGTGACGAAATATGCCGTAGGGTAAAACCTGGTGATCAGGTATGGATACAGGATTATCAGTTGATGCTGCTTCCTGCTATGTTACGGAAAGCATGTCCGGAACTAAGTATCGGCTATTTCCATCATATTCCTTTTCCGTCTTATGAATTGTTCCGTATTTTGCCGGAACGGGCGGAAATCCTGAAAGGGCTGCTAGGGGCGGATTTTATAGCCTTCCATACACATGATTATATGCGGCATTTTATCAGTGCTGTGGAACGAGTACTCCATATCGATTTCAAGATGGATGAGATACAGTTGGGAGATCGTATTGTCCGGGTGGACGCTTTACCGATGGGGATTAATTATGAACTCTATCACGAAGCACCCAGGAAACCCGAAGTCCGCTCGGCTATTGACCGGACCCGTAAATTGTTTGGAAGTAACAAACTGATACTGTCGGTCGATCGCCTCGATTACAGCAAAGGTATCTTGCATCGTCTATGGGGATTCGCCTCTTTCCTGGAAAAGCATCCCGAATATCATGGAAAGGTAACGTTGGCTATGGTGATTGTCCCTTCCCGTGACCACGTAGGAAGTTATGCAGAACTGAAAACCAGGATCGACGAGGAGATCGGATCAATTAACGGCCGTTACTCAACAATGGACTGGACACCGGTTTGCTATTTTTACCACGGCTTTTCATTAGAGGAACTAACAGCTATGTATTACGTTGCCGATGTTGCTCTGGTAACCCCATTGCGTGACGGAATGAATTTGGTAGCCAAGGAATATGTGGCGGCCAAATCGGATACGACCGGTGTTTTGATATTAAGCGAAATGGCAGGAGCCGCCGTCGAAATGACAGATGCTTTACTGATCAATCCGAATGATACCGAACAGATAGAACAGACTATCTGTCGGGCCCTGGAAATGACAGTGGAAGAGCAGAAAGAACGTTTACAACGTATGCAGGCTGTTATTTCCGTACAGACGGTTGACAAATGGGCTTCTGATTTTGTGAATAGTTTGAACGAAACATTCTGCAGAAATGAAATGCTTCGAAGCAAACGGATCTCCAAAGAAACGACGGCAATAATCCGACAAGCCTACCGGAATGCCGGCCAACGTTTGATTCTTTTGGATTATGATGGAACACTGGCTGCTCTTGAAGCGCGTCCGGAAGATGCCGTACCCACCCGCGAATTGCTTGATTTTCTGAAACAATTGTCGGATGATCCGGCTAATCATATTGTCATTAACAGTGGACGTGATCATTTGACATTGGAAAAATGGCTGGGTGGTTTACCGATTTCTTTTGCAGCTGAACACGGCGCTTTTTATAAAGAGGATGGGGTTTGGCATAAGAATCAGAAGAAAGAAGAATGGGATACCAGGTTATTGTTTATCCTGCATAAGTTTGTGGAAAAAACACCTCATTCACGCCTGGAAATGAAAGAAACGGCATTAGCCTGGCATTACCGGGAGTGTGATGTCTGGCTGGGTTCTCTCAGGGTTCAACAGATGATCAATACATTGTATCCAATTTGTATGCGTCTGAACTTGCAGATTATACAAGGAGATAAGGTGGTTGAGATCAAATCCCCCGAATATAATAAAGGTTCAGAAGTGAACCGGCTACTACTGAAAAAACGTTATGATTTTATTCTGGCGATCGGAGACGATACGACGGATGAGGACATGTTTTGTGTCTTATCCAAAAAGACGATAACAATTAAGGTCGGAAATGTATCGGAAGTCGCAAACTTCAATTTACCGTTGCAGTCGGATGTCTTGCCGTTTCTTCGCAATATTACCGTTCCTTATGTAACGGATAAAAAAGAGAATGCTAAAGAACGGTTGAAAGCAGCGTTAGGATTTATCAAAGGATTACTTGGAAATAAAATAAAACAAACGATATGA